In a single window of the Diospyros lotus cultivar Yz01 chromosome 10, ASM1463336v1, whole genome shotgun sequence genome:
- the LOC127812326 gene encoding mitochondrial import inner membrane translocase subunit PAM16 like 2, translating to MAAKILANLVVMGSGILARALVQAYRQALANASKTGVAQETIQNATRRASKIMTEQEARQILGVTEQSTWEEIAQKYDNLFERNAKNGSFYLQSKVHRAKECLEPLYQPKDQPTTPTG from the exons ATG GCTGCAAAGATTCTTGCAAATTTGGTTGTAATGGGCTCTGGGATTTTGGCCAGAGCTCTTGTTCAAGCATACCGTCAAGCACTTGCAA ATGCTTCAAAAACCGGGGTTGCTCAGGAGACAATACAGAATGCTACTCGCAGAGCAAGCAAAATCATGACAGAGCAAGAAGCAAGGCAGATTCTTGGCGTAACTGAGCAGTCCACATGGGAGGAGATTGCGCAG AAGTACGATAATCTATTTGAAAGGAATGCTAAGAATGGGAGCTTTTACCTGCAATCCAAAGTACACAGGGCCAAGGAGTGTCTGGAACCTTTATATCAACCCAAAGACCAGCCGACGACTCCTACTGGTTGA
- the LOC127812177 gene encoding clathrin interactor EPSIN 2-like isoform X1: MKKAFDQTVRDIRREVNKKVLKVPGIEQKVLDATSNEPWGPHGSLLADIAQATRNYHEYQMIMAVIWKRINDTGKNWRHVYKGLTVLEYLVAHGSERVIDEIREHAYQISTLSDFQYIDSSGRDQGNNVRKKSQSLVVLVNDKERIQEARQKAAANRDKFRNTSMGGMYRPGDRYDDDRYGSRDDDRDGYGREREWGSRDDDRYGRHGDSYGRDRDRYGRDSDEGYGRDGYREDDYSGRSRNIDEYQYGSRSRSSDRERDHANEDDGQYSSRGGGARADDHSQDARGSAARADDQIQDGSFPARQLDRKLSEQSLGVPPSYEDAVGEARSPVDSGRNRDTVAVSVPQASIPYTSASPNQATTTPGMPAAVSPASPAAPVNKQVDGFDEFDPRGSFSAAQTTSSAAEVDLLGSLSESFSSSPLAIVPVTATTTASGDAASANFNSAPSFSVAQSASTVTNQPFEDPFGDGPFRALPSTDGVSAPPQNIAPTTSFHPSANQSSELPQSVPGIAYAPSSNLDPQLPNANAQFSPQEPLSSNQDTDILAGILPPAAPPPPLTLQTGFPLQASQPTSMTGFSTPAGQPATVRDFPAQASQPAPQTGFPSQASNPTAQPVFPAQTGQHQLATGFPAQVVQPTSQPGFMAQTALPASLTSFPAQTAQSVAGFPGQFASASQTGFPAPSSQPAQPSGNIYGNFLQQGSTAPAAPNVASQTTSGPTPQFNTTTFLPHSGPAGGLAGQHNNNLLSNNALPQAQQTAMATQSAVPSSAGSLAIVPQPAKDKFEPKSAVWADTLSRGLVNFNISGSKINPLADIGIDFDAINRKEKRMEKPTTAAVTSTVTMGKAMGSGSGIGRAGASVIRAPPNPTLGMGMGMGMGGGAVMGMGTYGGVNQPMGAGMGMNIPMNMGMGMNMGMGQGAQMQPAGFPPGSNVPGGYNPMISRGGYPPQQPYGSGYR, translated from the exons ATGAAGAAGGCCTTTGATCAAACAGTTCGGGACAT TAGGAGGGAGGTGAATAAGAAAGTTCTTAAAGTTCCTGGAATAGAACAGAAG GTTCTTGATGCTACTAGCAATGAGCCCTGGGGTCCTCATGGATCTCTTCTTGCTGATATTGCACAGGCTACAAGAAACTA TCACGAATACCAGATGATCATGGCAGTTATCTGGAAGCGCATAAATGACACTGGCAAGAATTGGCGGCATGTGTATAAG GGTTTGACTGTTTTGGAATATTTGGTAGCACATGGGTCAGAGAGAGTGATAGATGAGATCAGAGAACACGCATATCAAATATCG ACATTGTCCGATTTTCAATATATTGACTCCAGTGGGAGGGACCAGGGAAATAATGTGAGAAAGAAATCTCAGAGTCTTGTGGTTCTAGTGAATGATAAAGAAAGAATACAAGAAGCGCGACAGAAGGCTGCTGCTAATCGGGACAA GTTTCGGAACACATCTATGGGTGGTATGTATAGGCCTGGTGACAGGTATGATGATGATCGTTATGGAAGCAGAGACGATGACCGAGATGGATacgggagagaaagagaatggggCAGTAGAGATGATGACCGTTATGGGAGGCATGGAGACTCATATGGTCGTGATAGAGATCGCTATGGTAGAGATTCTGATGAGGGCTACGGGAGGGATGGTTATAGGGAGGATGATTACAGTGGGAGAAGTCGAAACATTGATGAGTACCAGTATGGCTCAAGGAGTAGGAGCTCTGACAGAGAGAGGGACCATGCTAATGAAGATGATGGTCAATATTCATCTAG AGGAGGTGGAGCCAGAGCTGATGATCATTCTCAAGATGCaag AGGTAGTGCTGCCAGAGCTGATGATCAGATTCAAGATGGAAG CTTTCCAGCCAGGCAGCTTGACCGGAAGCTTTCTGAACAAAGTCTTGGTGTCCCTCCGAGTTACGAAGATGCTGTAGGCGAGGCTCGTAGCCCTGTTGACAGCGGAAG GAATAGGGACACTGTGGCAGTATCTGTTCCACAGGCATCTATTCCTTATACGAGTGCTAGTCCAAACCAAGCAACCACTACACCTGGAATGCCTGCGGCTGTGTCTCCTGCTTCTCCTGCTGCTCCAGTGAACAAACAAGTTGATGGTTTTGATGAATTTGATCCACGCGGTTCATTTTCAG CTGCCCAAACTACCTCAAGTGCTGCTGAAGTGGACTTACTTGGCTCTTTGTCAGAATCATTTTCCTCCAGTCCGTTGGCTATTGTGCCAGTTACAGCTACAACAACAGCCTCTGGAGATGCTGCCTCAGCAAATTTCAACTCTGCTCCATCTTTTTCAGTGGCACAGTCAGCATCTACGGTCACAAATCAG CCTTTTGAAGATCCATTTGGTGATGGCCCTTTTAGAGCTCTCCCTTCTACAGATGGTGTTTCAGCCCCACCTCAGAATATAGCTCCTACAACTTCCTTCCATCCTAGTGCCAACCAAAGTTCTGAACTGCCTCAATCAGTTCCTGGCATAGCTTATGCACCATCCAGCAATCTTGATCCACAACTTCCTAATGCAAATGCGCAATTCTCACCCCAAGAGCCTCTATCCTCCAATCAGGACACTGATATTTTAGCTGGTATTCTCCCACCAGCTGCACCACCTCCTCCTTTAACCTTGCAGACAGGTTTCCCTCTTCAAGCCAGTCAGCCTACATCTATGACTGGTTTTTCAACTCCAGCTGGCCAACCTGCAACAGTGAGAGATTTTCCAGCGCAAGCCAGCCAACCTGCACCACAGACAGGTTTTCCATCTCAAGCCAGCAATCCTACAGCACAGCCTGTTTTTCCAGCTCAAACTGGGCAACATCAGTTGGCTACTGGTTTCCCAGCTCAAGTTGTGCAACCAACATCGCAGCCTGGATTTATGGCCCAAACTGCCCTGCCTGCATCTCTGACCAGTTTTCCGGCTCAGACTGCTCAATCTGTGGCAGGTTTTCCTGGTCAATTTGCCTCTGCATCACAGACAGGTTTTCCAGCTCCAAGCTCGCAACCTGCACAGCCAAGCGGTAATATTTATGGAAACTTCCTCCAACAGGGATCTACAGCTCCTGCAGCACCAAATGTGGCTTCTCAAACTACAAGTGGACCAACGCCCCAGTTCAACACTACAACGTTCCTCCCACATTCTGGTCCTGCAGGTGGACTGGCAGGGCAGCATAACAACAATCTCCTGAGTAATAATGCTCTTCCACAAGCACAGCAAACTGCTATGGCCACTCAATCAGCTGTTCCATCTTCAGCAGGATCACTTGCCATAGTTCCTCAACCAGCTAAGGACAAGTTTGAGCCAAAGTCTGCAGTTTGGGCTGATACTTTGAGCCGAGGGCTAGTCAATTTCAACATATCTGGAT CTAAAATAAATCCACTGGCGgatattggaattgattttgatgctataaaCCGCAAGGAAAAGAGGATGGAGAAACCTACAACAGCTGCTGTAACATCAACTGTTACCATGGGTAAAGCTATGGGATCTGGTTCTGGGATTGGTCGTGCTGGTGCAAGTGTTATCAGGGCCCCACCAAACCCCACCTTGGGTATGGGTATGGGTATGGGAATGGGTGGTGGTGCCGTCATGGGCATGGGAACCTATGGAGGCGTGAATCAACCGATGGGTGCGGGGATGGGGATGAATATTCCTATGAATATGGGGATGGGGATGAACATGGGTATGGGGCAAGGAGCTCAGATGCAACCGGCTGGATTCCCTCCTGGATCGAATGTGCCTGGTGGATACAACCCAATGATAAGCCGAGGTGGTTATCCGCCGCAACAACCTTATGGCAGTGGCTATCGATGA
- the LOC127812177 gene encoding clathrin interactor EPSIN 2-like isoform X2, translated as MKKAFDQTVRDIRREVNKKVLKVPGIEQKVLDATSNEPWGPHGSLLADIAQATRNYHEYQMIMAVIWKRINDTGKNWRHVYKGLTVLEYLVAHGSERVIDEIREHAYQISTLSDFQYIDSSGRDQGNNVRKKSQSLVVLVNDKERIQEARQKAAANRDKFRNTSMGGMYRPGDRYDDDRYGSRDDDRDGYGREREWGSRDDDRYGRHGDSYGRDRDRYGRDSDEGYGRDGYREDDYSGRSRNIDEYQYGSRSRSSDRERDHANEDDGQYSSRGGGARADDHSQDARGSAARADDQIQDGSFPARQLDRKLSEQSLGVPPSYEDAVGEARSPVDSGRDTVAVSVPQASIPYTSASPNQATTTPGMPAAVSPASPAAPVNKQVDGFDEFDPRGSFSAAQTTSSAAEVDLLGSLSESFSSSPLAIVPVTATTTASGDAASANFNSAPSFSVAQSASTVTNQPFEDPFGDGPFRALPSTDGVSAPPQNIAPTTSFHPSANQSSELPQSVPGIAYAPSSNLDPQLPNANAQFSPQEPLSSNQDTDILAGILPPAAPPPPLTLQTGFPLQASQPTSMTGFSTPAGQPATVRDFPAQASQPAPQTGFPSQASNPTAQPVFPAQTGQHQLATGFPAQVVQPTSQPGFMAQTALPASLTSFPAQTAQSVAGFPGQFASASQTGFPAPSSQPAQPSGNIYGNFLQQGSTAPAAPNVASQTTSGPTPQFNTTTFLPHSGPAGGLAGQHNNNLLSNNALPQAQQTAMATQSAVPSSAGSLAIVPQPAKDKFEPKSAVWADTLSRGLVNFNISGSKINPLADIGIDFDAINRKEKRMEKPTTAAVTSTVTMGKAMGSGSGIGRAGASVIRAPPNPTLGMGMGMGMGGGAVMGMGTYGGVNQPMGAGMGMNIPMNMGMGMNMGMGQGAQMQPAGFPPGSNVPGGYNPMISRGGYPPQQPYGSGYR; from the exons ATGAAGAAGGCCTTTGATCAAACAGTTCGGGACAT TAGGAGGGAGGTGAATAAGAAAGTTCTTAAAGTTCCTGGAATAGAACAGAAG GTTCTTGATGCTACTAGCAATGAGCCCTGGGGTCCTCATGGATCTCTTCTTGCTGATATTGCACAGGCTACAAGAAACTA TCACGAATACCAGATGATCATGGCAGTTATCTGGAAGCGCATAAATGACACTGGCAAGAATTGGCGGCATGTGTATAAG GGTTTGACTGTTTTGGAATATTTGGTAGCACATGGGTCAGAGAGAGTGATAGATGAGATCAGAGAACACGCATATCAAATATCG ACATTGTCCGATTTTCAATATATTGACTCCAGTGGGAGGGACCAGGGAAATAATGTGAGAAAGAAATCTCAGAGTCTTGTGGTTCTAGTGAATGATAAAGAAAGAATACAAGAAGCGCGACAGAAGGCTGCTGCTAATCGGGACAA GTTTCGGAACACATCTATGGGTGGTATGTATAGGCCTGGTGACAGGTATGATGATGATCGTTATGGAAGCAGAGACGATGACCGAGATGGATacgggagagaaagagaatggggCAGTAGAGATGATGACCGTTATGGGAGGCATGGAGACTCATATGGTCGTGATAGAGATCGCTATGGTAGAGATTCTGATGAGGGCTACGGGAGGGATGGTTATAGGGAGGATGATTACAGTGGGAGAAGTCGAAACATTGATGAGTACCAGTATGGCTCAAGGAGTAGGAGCTCTGACAGAGAGAGGGACCATGCTAATGAAGATGATGGTCAATATTCATCTAG AGGAGGTGGAGCCAGAGCTGATGATCATTCTCAAGATGCaag AGGTAGTGCTGCCAGAGCTGATGATCAGATTCAAGATGGAAG CTTTCCAGCCAGGCAGCTTGACCGGAAGCTTTCTGAACAAAGTCTTGGTGTCCCTCCGAGTTACGAAGATGCTGTAGGCGAGGCTCGTAGCCCTGTTGACAGCGGAAG GGACACTGTGGCAGTATCTGTTCCACAGGCATCTATTCCTTATACGAGTGCTAGTCCAAACCAAGCAACCACTACACCTGGAATGCCTGCGGCTGTGTCTCCTGCTTCTCCTGCTGCTCCAGTGAACAAACAAGTTGATGGTTTTGATGAATTTGATCCACGCGGTTCATTTTCAG CTGCCCAAACTACCTCAAGTGCTGCTGAAGTGGACTTACTTGGCTCTTTGTCAGAATCATTTTCCTCCAGTCCGTTGGCTATTGTGCCAGTTACAGCTACAACAACAGCCTCTGGAGATGCTGCCTCAGCAAATTTCAACTCTGCTCCATCTTTTTCAGTGGCACAGTCAGCATCTACGGTCACAAATCAG CCTTTTGAAGATCCATTTGGTGATGGCCCTTTTAGAGCTCTCCCTTCTACAGATGGTGTTTCAGCCCCACCTCAGAATATAGCTCCTACAACTTCCTTCCATCCTAGTGCCAACCAAAGTTCTGAACTGCCTCAATCAGTTCCTGGCATAGCTTATGCACCATCCAGCAATCTTGATCCACAACTTCCTAATGCAAATGCGCAATTCTCACCCCAAGAGCCTCTATCCTCCAATCAGGACACTGATATTTTAGCTGGTATTCTCCCACCAGCTGCACCACCTCCTCCTTTAACCTTGCAGACAGGTTTCCCTCTTCAAGCCAGTCAGCCTACATCTATGACTGGTTTTTCAACTCCAGCTGGCCAACCTGCAACAGTGAGAGATTTTCCAGCGCAAGCCAGCCAACCTGCACCACAGACAGGTTTTCCATCTCAAGCCAGCAATCCTACAGCACAGCCTGTTTTTCCAGCTCAAACTGGGCAACATCAGTTGGCTACTGGTTTCCCAGCTCAAGTTGTGCAACCAACATCGCAGCCTGGATTTATGGCCCAAACTGCCCTGCCTGCATCTCTGACCAGTTTTCCGGCTCAGACTGCTCAATCTGTGGCAGGTTTTCCTGGTCAATTTGCCTCTGCATCACAGACAGGTTTTCCAGCTCCAAGCTCGCAACCTGCACAGCCAAGCGGTAATATTTATGGAAACTTCCTCCAACAGGGATCTACAGCTCCTGCAGCACCAAATGTGGCTTCTCAAACTACAAGTGGACCAACGCCCCAGTTCAACACTACAACGTTCCTCCCACATTCTGGTCCTGCAGGTGGACTGGCAGGGCAGCATAACAACAATCTCCTGAGTAATAATGCTCTTCCACAAGCACAGCAAACTGCTATGGCCACTCAATCAGCTGTTCCATCTTCAGCAGGATCACTTGCCATAGTTCCTCAACCAGCTAAGGACAAGTTTGAGCCAAAGTCTGCAGTTTGGGCTGATACTTTGAGCCGAGGGCTAGTCAATTTCAACATATCTGGAT CTAAAATAAATCCACTGGCGgatattggaattgattttgatgctataaaCCGCAAGGAAAAGAGGATGGAGAAACCTACAACAGCTGCTGTAACATCAACTGTTACCATGGGTAAAGCTATGGGATCTGGTTCTGGGATTGGTCGTGCTGGTGCAAGTGTTATCAGGGCCCCACCAAACCCCACCTTGGGTATGGGTATGGGTATGGGAATGGGTGGTGGTGCCGTCATGGGCATGGGAACCTATGGAGGCGTGAATCAACCGATGGGTGCGGGGATGGGGATGAATATTCCTATGAATATGGGGATGGGGATGAACATGGGTATGGGGCAAGGAGCTCAGATGCAACCGGCTGGATTCCCTCCTGGATCGAATGTGCCTGGTGGATACAACCCAATGATAAGCCGAGGTGGTTATCCGCCGCAACAACCTTATGGCAGTGGCTATCGATGA